From Actinopolymorpha cephalotaxi, one genomic window encodes:
- a CDS encoding sensor histidine kinase, protein MQRQVESFRVPVRVQDALLALFVTVMQVQGAVALGADKVSARPLTDLGYLGYVLLVASGVVIAFRRRWPLAVFVTTALASLVYYGFDFPDAPGWLGLFVALYTLAAYGDGRRSLLIAGGGIAVLATSWLVAAADIEPRAAIGWVFFRIGASVMSVALGESVRSRRFIAAEAQARAERAEQTREEEARARVDAERLRIAREVHDTVAHAIAIINIQAGVTAHVLDKRPERARETLVAIAQTSSEALREMRAILGVLRDAGDGRGPHPGLGQISELTAKARDAGLDIKLEATSPTPSLPSAVGSAAYRILQESITNVIRHVGPTRVTVALNYGIDALELRVINEACHAPAPHSAGSQPPPQLPTDNRAGSSAEPPGRGILGMRERCQLLGGELLAGRRPDGGFEVQARLPLAPSGTTHL, encoded by the coding sequence ATGCAACGCCAAGTCGAGTCGTTCCGTGTGCCGGTCCGGGTACAAGATGCGTTGCTTGCACTTTTCGTCACGGTCATGCAGGTTCAGGGCGCCGTCGCCCTCGGTGCGGACAAGGTCTCGGCCCGGCCGCTTACCGATCTGGGCTACCTCGGATACGTGCTTTTGGTCGCCAGCGGTGTGGTGATCGCGTTCCGGCGCCGGTGGCCGCTGGCGGTATTCGTCACGACTGCGTTGGCCAGCCTGGTCTACTACGGCTTCGACTTCCCGGATGCGCCCGGCTGGCTCGGCCTGTTCGTCGCCTTGTACACCCTCGCCGCCTACGGTGACGGGCGCCGGTCGCTCCTGATCGCCGGCGGGGGCATCGCCGTGCTGGCCACGAGTTGGCTGGTCGCCGCGGCCGACATCGAACCCAGGGCCGCGATCGGCTGGGTGTTCTTCCGGATCGGAGCGTCGGTGATGAGCGTGGCTCTCGGCGAGTCGGTCCGGTCCCGGCGGTTCATAGCGGCCGAGGCCCAGGCCCGAGCTGAGCGGGCTGAGCAGACTCGCGAGGAGGAAGCGCGCGCTCGGGTTGACGCCGAGCGGCTGCGGATCGCGCGCGAGGTGCACGACACGGTCGCTCACGCCATCGCGATCATCAACATTCAGGCCGGGGTCACCGCACACGTGCTCGACAAGCGGCCGGAACGCGCGCGGGAAACGTTGGTGGCCATTGCGCAGACCAGCTCCGAGGCGCTGCGGGAAATGCGGGCCATCCTTGGAGTGCTCCGGGACGCGGGCGACGGGCGAGGGCCGCACCCGGGCCTGGGGCAGATCAGCGAGCTCACCGCGAAGGCGCGCGATGCCGGGCTGGACATCAAGCTCGAGGCGACTTCGCCAACCCCTTCACTGCCGAGCGCGGTCGGCAGTGCCGCTTACCGGATCTTGCAGGAATCGATCACCAACGTGATTCGCCACGTCGGCCCGACCCGGGTGACTGTTGCGCTCAACTACGGCATCGACGCCTTGGAACTCCGCGTGATCAACGAGGCGTGTCACGCCCCAGCCCCTCACTCCGCCGGCTCGCAACCGCCACCCCAGCTCCCGACCGACAATCGTGCCGGTAGCTCGGCCGAACCACCGGGCCGCGGCATCCTCGGGATGCGGGAGCGCTGTCAGCTGCTCGGCGGAGAGCTGCTCGCAGGGCGACGTCCAGACGGCGGGTTCGAGGTGCAGGCACGGCTGCCCCTGGCACCAAGCGGAACCACTCACCTATGA
- a CDS encoding glutathione-independent formaldehyde dehydrogenase has translation MKAVVYNGPRDIAVENVPDPTIEQPTDAIVKITSTNICGSDLHMYEGRTSFEPGRIFGHENLGEVVETGSAVQDLHQGDMVAVPFNVACGTCENCNAGLTNYCLTANPDPELAGAAYGFADMGPWSGGQAEYLRVPWADFNALRLPPGARDKEDDYVMLADIWPTGYHATEMAGVAAGDTVVVYGAGPVGLFAAYSSVLKSASKVMVVDRHPDRLALAEKIGAVPIDDSKTDPVQAVLEQTDGKGADRGCECVGYQAHDPQGKEQNNLTLNRLIDSVKFTGGIGVVGVFVPSDPGSPDELGKQGKAAVDYGKFWFKGQHMGTGQCPVKRYNRKLCNLIAANSAQPSFLVSHELPLSKAVEAYQHFDAREHGWTKVVLKPHAQTTS, from the coding sequence ATGAAAGCAGTCGTGTACAACGGCCCACGTGACATAGCCGTAGAGAACGTTCCCGATCCCACGATCGAGCAACCGACCGATGCGATCGTCAAGATAACGTCGACGAACATCTGTGGGTCCGACCTGCACATGTACGAAGGCAGGACGTCGTTCGAGCCAGGGCGGATCTTCGGGCACGAAAACCTCGGCGAGGTCGTCGAGACAGGATCGGCCGTGCAGGACCTCCACCAGGGCGACATGGTGGCGGTGCCGTTCAACGTCGCGTGCGGAACCTGCGAGAACTGCAACGCGGGGTTGACGAACTACTGCCTCACGGCAAATCCGGATCCAGAGCTTGCGGGCGCGGCTTACGGCTTCGCCGACATGGGTCCGTGGAGCGGCGGACAGGCTGAGTACCTGCGGGTGCCCTGGGCGGACTTCAACGCCCTTCGTCTCCCACCTGGTGCCCGGGACAAGGAAGACGACTACGTGATGCTCGCCGACATCTGGCCGACCGGCTACCACGCCACCGAGATGGCAGGTGTCGCCGCCGGTGACACCGTGGTCGTCTACGGTGCCGGACCTGTCGGTCTCTTCGCGGCCTACTCCTCCGTACTCAAGAGCGCCTCCAAGGTCATGGTGGTCGACCGGCACCCCGACCGCCTGGCGCTGGCGGAGAAGATCGGGGCCGTTCCGATCGACGACTCCAAGACCGACCCGGTCCAGGCGGTCCTGGAGCAGACCGACGGCAAGGGAGCGGACCGCGGTTGTGAATGTGTCGGCTACCAGGCGCACGACCCGCAGGGCAAGGAGCAGAACAACCTCACGCTCAACCGTCTCATCGACTCGGTGAAGTTCACCGGCGGGATCGGCGTGGTCGGCGTGTTCGTTCCCAGTGACCCGGGATCGCCGGACGAGCTCGGCAAACAGGGAAAGGCGGCGGTCGACTACGGCAAGTTCTGGTTCAAGGGCCAGCACATGGGAACCGGCCAGTGCCCGGTCAAGCGCTACAACCGCAAGCTCTGCAACCTGATCGCCGCGAACAGCGCGCAGCCGTCGTTCCTCGTCTCCCACGAACTCCCACTCAGCAAGGCGGTCGAGGCCTACCAGCACTTCGACGCCCGCGAGCACGGCTGGACCAAGGTCGTGCTCAAGCCGCACGCCCAGACCACCTCGTGA
- a CDS encoding DJ-1/PfpI family protein: protein MPKVLIITGDGAESLEVLYPYQRLVEEGYDVEVAAVEKKKLQFVVHDFSPDFDTYTEKPGYAWPADVAFADVEPADYAALVIPGGRAPEYIRNDPDCQRIVRHFYETDAPVAQLCHGPLIPAAAGVLAGRRTAAYPELEPDVTLAGAEFVDAAAVVDGQVVSGRAWNDHPAWMHEFMHILQAKAEPPVV, encoded by the coding sequence ATGCCCAAGGTCTTGATAATTACCGGTGATGGTGCTGAGTCACTCGAGGTGCTGTATCCGTACCAGAGGCTCGTCGAAGAGGGTTATGACGTCGAGGTCGCGGCCGTGGAGAAGAAGAAGCTTCAGTTCGTCGTACACGACTTCAGCCCTGATTTCGACACCTACACAGAGAAACCTGGCTATGCATGGCCCGCGGACGTCGCGTTCGCCGACGTCGAACCCGCCGACTACGCAGCACTCGTCATCCCCGGCGGACGCGCACCGGAGTACATCCGGAATGACCCCGACTGTCAGCGAATCGTGCGTCACTTCTACGAAACCGACGCGCCGGTGGCGCAGCTGTGCCACGGGCCGTTGATCCCGGCAGCCGCGGGTGTCCTTGCTGGCCGACGCACGGCGGCATACCCGGAACTCGAACCGGACGTCACTCTTGCGGGTGCGGAGTTCGTGGACGCAGCCGCTGTCGTCGACGGCCAGGTGGTGTCCGGAAGGGCGTGGAACGACCACCCTGCCTGGATGCACGAGTTCATGCACATCCTCCAGGCCAAAGCAGAACCGCCGGTGGTCTAG
- a CDS encoding MMPL family transporter, whose protein sequence is MTTTETHTTDGALARLARSCYRRRRLVLTIWIVGVAALAFLGFGYGATPDNDFSGGNTSSAKAQVLIDKHFPEQQGDTLTLAIKADRGVDDPSARRRIEKVIADLDASPITGPVTSPYQDKSLVTPDRHIARTIIPLTDKDVDTSKVKLLVDTVKETSGDGVTLALGGDEAAKAETPKQGPAEGVGVLAAAVILFIAFGSLVAMGLPIVTALLAILGGIALMQLVGYVVPSPDFTVIMAAMVGLGVGIDYALFIVTRYKDNLEDGDEPENATVKAITTAGHAVLFAGTTVVIALLGLIVMGQRLMTGVAVATSVIVLVTMIAAVTLLPAFLGFTGRKINSLRLPRRTTRREPVGAASQGRRNLAERWAGVVQRRPLVAAMLAGVALLVLAAPTLSMRLSLPDASVQPHDRSSYISYRIVSQGFGPGFSAPLIFATEVDAKHADLRPVVEAVSGTKGIAYVTQPRVSKDGQAATFMAFPKTGYQDAATADLVHRLRDEVLPKAPSGDGIYIGGPNAATIDYADQVNSRLPLMIAVVIAVSMVLLIALVRSVTIALQAAVMNLLSIGAAYGVIVAVVQWGWFGSALGFPTAMPITTWVPMMIFPVLFGLSMDYEVFLISRVREEYERTGDTRTAVMAGLARTAKLITAAAAIMIAVFTTSLLGPDVAVKQGGLGMAVAVLIDATIVRMVLVPAVMELCGKANWWMPGRRASKQTPILPARAREEAGV, encoded by the coding sequence GTGACGACGACCGAGACCCACACAACGGACGGGGCCCTGGCGAGACTGGCCCGGTCCTGTTACCGGCGGCGCCGCCTGGTCCTCACGATCTGGATCGTGGGCGTGGCCGCCTTGGCGTTCCTCGGCTTCGGCTACGGCGCTACCCCCGACAACGACTTCTCCGGCGGAAACACGAGCTCCGCCAAGGCGCAGGTCCTGATCGACAAGCACTTCCCCGAGCAGCAAGGGGACACGCTGACGCTGGCGATCAAGGCGGACAGGGGGGTCGACGATCCGTCAGCCCGGCGAAGGATCGAGAAGGTCATCGCCGACCTGGACGCCTCGCCCATCACCGGTCCCGTCACCTCGCCGTATCAGGACAAGAGCCTGGTGACGCCGGATCGCCACATCGCCCGTACGATCATCCCGCTGACCGACAAGGATGTGGACACATCCAAGGTCAAACTCCTGGTCGACACGGTCAAGGAAACCTCCGGTGACGGCGTGACGCTGGCGCTGGGCGGAGACGAGGCAGCCAAGGCCGAGACACCCAAGCAGGGACCGGCCGAGGGTGTGGGCGTACTCGCAGCGGCGGTGATCTTGTTCATCGCCTTTGGGTCGCTGGTGGCAATGGGCCTGCCGATCGTGACCGCGTTGCTGGCGATCCTCGGTGGCATCGCCCTGATGCAGCTGGTGGGGTACGTGGTCCCCTCGCCGGACTTCACCGTGATCATGGCCGCGATGGTCGGGCTCGGTGTCGGCATCGACTACGCGCTGTTCATCGTGACGCGCTACAAGGACAACCTCGAGGACGGCGACGAGCCCGAGAACGCCACGGTCAAGGCCATCACCACCGCCGGTCACGCGGTGCTGTTCGCGGGCACTACCGTCGTGATCGCGTTGCTCGGCCTGATCGTCATGGGACAGCGGCTGATGACCGGAGTGGCCGTCGCCACTTCCGTGATCGTGCTGGTGACGATGATCGCTGCGGTGACCCTGCTGCCGGCGTTCCTGGGCTTCACCGGCCGCAAGATCAACTCGCTCCGGCTGCCGCGTCGCACGACCCGCCGCGAGCCCGTCGGTGCCGCGTCACAGGGACGCCGGAACCTCGCCGAGCGTTGGGCCGGCGTGGTGCAGCGCAGGCCGCTGGTCGCCGCGATGCTGGCCGGCGTGGCTCTGCTGGTGCTGGCCGCCCCCACCCTGTCGATGCGGCTGAGCCTGCCCGATGCCAGCGTCCAGCCCCACGACAGGAGCAGCTACATCTCATACAGGATCGTCTCCCAGGGCTTCGGTCCCGGCTTCAGCGCACCGCTGATCTTCGCTACGGAGGTCGACGCCAAGCACGCGGATCTGCGTCCCGTGGTCGAAGCGGTCAGCGGGACCAAGGGCATCGCCTACGTCACCCAGCCTCGGGTCAGCAAGGACGGACAGGCCGCGACCTTCATGGCCTTCCCCAAGACCGGATATCAGGATGCGGCGACAGCGGACCTGGTGCATCGGCTCCGCGACGAGGTACTGCCCAAGGCGCCCAGCGGCGATGGGATCTACATCGGCGGCCCCAACGCCGCCACGATCGACTACGCCGACCAGGTCAACTCACGCCTGCCGCTGATGATCGCGGTCGTCATCGCGGTGTCCATGGTGCTGCTGATCGCGCTGGTCCGGTCGGTCACGATCGCGCTGCAGGCCGCCGTGATGAACCTGCTGTCGATCGGCGCCGCCTACGGTGTGATCGTCGCGGTCGTGCAGTGGGGCTGGTTCGGCTCGGCGCTCGGTTTTCCCACTGCCATGCCGATCACGACCTGGGTGCCGATGATGATCTTCCCGGTCTTGTTCGGCTTGTCCATGGACTACGAGGTCTTCCTGATCTCGCGGGTCCGGGAGGAGTACGAGCGCACCGGTGACACCCGAACGGCGGTCATGGCCGGATTGGCCCGGACTGCCAAGCTCATCACCGCCGCGGCCGCCATCATGATCGCCGTCTTCACCACCTCCCTGCTGGGCCCGGACGTCGCCGTCAAACAGGGAGGCCTGGGTATGGCCGTCGCCGTGCTCATCGACGCCACCATCGTCCGGATGGTCCTCGTCCCCGCGGTGATGGAACTGTGCGGCAAGGCAAACTGGTGGATGCCCGGGCGCCGGGCATCGAAGCAGACGCCGATCCTACCGGCCAGGGCGAGGGAAGAGGCCGGAGTCTGA
- a CDS encoding DUF1931 family protein yields the protein MPVQSRSRFERFFRAAASLDVDKNDLKRYQDFLDNKIYDLFLIAKASAKANGRDVIQPADLPITKGLQESIHEFRRLDEEIELTPTLDILAARPPLDVTISDETEERLPGVAGGLSIALARTFKIIDPGLKNPQTEHWSRVFQIFGQLL from the coding sequence ATGCCGGTCCAGAGTAGGAGCAGATTCGAACGGTTCTTTCGTGCAGCGGCGAGCCTGGACGTCGACAAGAACGATCTCAAGCGTTACCAAGATTTCCTGGACAACAAAATCTACGATCTGTTCCTGATCGCGAAGGCGTCGGCGAAGGCCAACGGCAGAGACGTCATCCAGCCGGCCGACCTGCCCATCACGAAGGGGCTCCAGGAGAGCATCCATGAGTTCCGGCGGCTGGACGAGGAGATCGAACTGACCCCCACCCTCGACATCCTGGCCGCACGGCCTCCGTTGGACGTCACGATCAGCGACGAGACCGAGGAGAGGCTGCCGGGCGTGGCCGGCGGCCTCAGCATCGCACTGGCCAGGACCTTCAAGATCATCGACCCTGGTCTGAAGAACCCACAGACGGAGCACTGGTCACGAGTGTTCCAGATCTTCGGTCAGCTCCTCTGA
- a CDS encoding type 1 glutamine amidotransferase domain-containing protein encodes MQALVRKCPVWLRGIRGREHPTRVTVRKVETMDYPLNNKTVAFVATDGVERVELEQPRGALYGAGARSEILSIHPGEIQARQFDLNPAGTFPVDRLLADASADDYDALVLPGGTMNPDQLRMNKDAVAFVKAFVESGKPIGVICHGPWTLVEADAVRGRRMTSWPSLRTDLRNAGAEVVDEEVVIDGQLTSSRSPADLPAFCAAIVDQFARAPSRAA; translated from the coding sequence GTGCAGGCCCTTGTGAGGAAGTGCCCAGTCTGGTTGCGTGGAATCCGAGGCCGGGAACACCCGACGCGTGTAACGGTCAGGAAGGTGGAAACCATGGATTACCCACTGAATAACAAGACGGTGGCGTTCGTGGCCACCGACGGAGTGGAGCGGGTGGAACTCGAACAACCTCGGGGTGCACTGTATGGCGCCGGGGCAAGAAGCGAGATCCTCTCGATTCACCCCGGCGAGATCCAGGCACGCCAGTTCGACCTCAATCCCGCCGGAACCTTCCCGGTCGACCGGCTCCTGGCCGATGCCTCCGCGGACGACTACGACGCCTTGGTCCTGCCCGGCGGCACCATGAACCCGGACCAACTGCGCATGAACAAGGATGCGGTCGCCTTCGTGAAGGCGTTCGTCGAGAGCGGTAAGCCGATAGGTGTCATCTGCCACGGTCCCTGGACCCTCGTGGAGGCCGACGCGGTGCGCGGCCGCCGGATGACCTCGTGGCCGAGCCTGCGCACCGACCTGCGGAACGCCGGAGCAGAAGTCGTCGACGAAGAGGTCGTCATCGACGGGCAGTTGACCTCCAGCCGTTCACCGGCGGACCTGCCGGCCTTCTGCGCGGCCATCGTCGACCAGTTCGCTCGCGCTCCCAGCAGAGCCGCCTGA
- a CDS encoding response regulator transcription factor yields the protein MNAATAPQGTMPIKVLLADDELLVRSGFKVLLDLEDDITVVAEATNGAEAVERARTTRPDVVLMDIRMPKLDGIQATDQIGRTPGLEHVHVLILTTYDTDAYVFEALQAGASGFLLKDAGPAELLHAIRVVAAGDALLAPRITRRLIAQFAAQRTATHAGQERLAPLTQREREVLALVGQGLSNDEIGAELFLSPATARTHVSHAMVKLAARDRAQLVVIAYQTGLVSP from the coding sequence ATGAACGCAGCAACCGCACCGCAAGGCACCATGCCGATCAAGGTTCTTCTTGCCGACGACGAACTGCTCGTGCGATCCGGTTTCAAGGTCCTCCTCGACCTCGAAGACGACATCACGGTGGTTGCCGAAGCCACCAACGGCGCCGAAGCGGTCGAGCGGGCCCGCACCACCCGCCCCGACGTTGTGCTCATGGACATCCGCATGCCCAAGCTGGACGGAATCCAGGCCACCGACCAGATCGGCAGGACACCCGGACTGGAACACGTTCACGTCCTGATCCTCACGACCTACGACACCGACGCGTACGTCTTCGAAGCGCTGCAGGCGGGGGCCAGCGGCTTCCTGCTCAAGGACGCCGGACCGGCCGAGCTCCTGCACGCCATCCGAGTGGTCGCTGCCGGGGACGCACTGCTCGCACCACGGATCACCCGGCGCCTCATTGCCCAGTTCGCCGCGCAACGAACAGCCACCCATGCCGGGCAGGAACGACTCGCTCCGCTGACCCAGCGCGAACGGGAGGTCCTGGCCCTGGTCGGACAGGGCCTGAGCAACGATGAAATCGGTGCCGAACTCTTCCTCAGCCCCGCCACCGCCCGCACCCATGTCAGCCACGCCATGGTCAAACTAGCTGCTCGCGACCGTGCGCAACTCGTCGTCATCGCCTACCAGACCGGACTCGTCAGCCCGTAG
- a CDS encoding thioredoxin family protein → MEREKPMTSHDPLASVTCERCGRMNRVRSTVENAPRCGTCKSALPWVVDTDDDSYTDIVERSQVPVLIYMCAPWCPPSRRMTPILEQVAKDLAGQVKLVEVEVDEAPRVTERLAVRSVPTLIVMKRGEVLATHVGPAPAVTVRSWAEDALVTGHPKRLV, encoded by the coding sequence ATGGAGCGTGAGAAGCCTATGACGTCGCACGACCCCCTGGCCAGCGTGACATGTGAGCGTTGCGGCAGGATGAACCGCGTACGGAGCACGGTTGAGAATGCGCCGCGCTGCGGCACCTGCAAGTCGGCGCTCCCCTGGGTCGTCGACACCGACGACGACTCATACACCGACATCGTGGAGAGGTCGCAGGTTCCCGTCCTCATCTACATGTGCGCACCGTGGTGCCCTCCGTCCCGCCGCATGACGCCCATCCTCGAGCAGGTCGCCAAGGATCTGGCCGGACAGGTGAAACTCGTCGAGGTAGAGGTGGACGAAGCGCCACGGGTCACCGAACGCCTTGCAGTTCGTTCCGTGCCCACGCTCATCGTCATGAAGAGGGGCGAGGTGCTCGCTACACACGTCGGCCCAGCACCTGCCGTGACCGTGCGGTCATGGGCGGAGGACGCCCTCGTAACAGGTCATCCGAAGCGGCTCGTCTAG
- a CDS encoding IclR family transcriptional regulator has protein sequence MGAEPNPRAASPSTDRALRVLETLVQAESSLTLTMLAQEAGVPLATCASIVQTFEERGYANRQVVGRSHFWQPTLRLYAMATRLVRKIDPTNVSRQHLRSLSDKVGMPAHLGALDGATIVYVAKAATPGFVQFDTFVGKVAPFNLTALGRAIAAYLPESELVSLLDHLAPGAGPRARRPSVRAFRRELAETRERGYAFEDEEEQAEISCVAAPVFDAGDRVAYAVGVTGFSSEFSGAKLHTVAAAVRQTASAISSELGSLVPPQRTLT, from the coding sequence GTGGGCGCGGAACCAAACCCCCGGGCGGCGTCCCCTTCGACGGATCGCGCGCTGCGGGTCCTGGAGACTCTGGTCCAGGCCGAGAGCTCACTGACGTTGACGATGCTCGCGCAGGAAGCCGGCGTACCGCTCGCAACCTGCGCGTCGATCGTGCAGACCTTCGAGGAGCGAGGCTACGCAAACCGGCAGGTCGTCGGCCGAAGCCACTTCTGGCAACCGACGCTTCGGCTGTACGCCATGGCAACTCGCCTCGTGCGCAAGATCGACCCGACCAACGTCTCCCGCCAGCATCTTCGTTCGCTGAGCGACAAGGTCGGCATGCCGGCCCACCTGGGGGCACTGGACGGTGCGACGATCGTCTACGTCGCCAAGGCCGCGACACCGGGCTTCGTCCAGTTCGACACCTTTGTCGGGAAGGTCGCGCCCTTCAACCTGACAGCCCTGGGCCGAGCGATCGCCGCCTACCTGCCGGAGTCGGAGCTTGTGTCGCTACTTGACCACCTGGCTCCCGGCGCCGGTCCTCGAGCGCGACGACCAAGTGTTCGGGCTTTCCGGCGGGAGCTTGCCGAGACGCGCGAGCGCGGTTACGCGTTCGAGGACGAGGAGGAACAAGCCGAGATCAGCTGTGTCGCCGCTCCGGTGTTCGACGCCGGCGATCGGGTAGCGTACGCCGTCGGTGTGACCGGCTTCTCAAGCGAGTTCTCCGGAGCCAAGCTCCATACGGTGGCTGCCGCCGTTCGGCAGACAGCGAGTGCGATCTCTTCCGAACTCGGCTCCCTGGTTCCGCCACAGCGGACCCTCACCTGA